Proteins encoded together in one Flavobacteriales bacterium window:
- a CDS encoding TonB-dependent receptor, translating into MHRTLLLSLLLLATRALLAQNGTVAGVITANEGGSVQPMPFVNVIIKGTTFGASTDLDGRYSFPCPAGEHTLLVSFVGFEPVERAITMVAGGTVTADVFLAAPSNQLQQVDVVHTVDREHGSVLMMERKETDKLVQTIGAQELRKKGATDVAEGVTKMVGMSVMGGRYVFVRGLGDRYNAAYLNGLPLPSPDPDMKVAPLDIIPTDVVGSVSVTKAFSPELYGDFSGGSVDIRTRRATGEPTLRIQVGGGVNTRTTFGTFRSYTGGGSDFWGRDDGARELPAGATRPGTNIGGERLLVPVNLNGTTGSAAPDLNFGLSGGTRIRLGEHIALGVIGSASYRNEHRYREGAVRIVNASNAALIDYDVQSWQFNTQSSALCGLNLELGKRHQVSVTSLWVNLSSDEHRVNDGFHFDYADRVHARRFTFRQNSLWVNQLAGHHAFGRADRLTLDWSGSMGTADAAEPDRRQLVYLYNSDGGATSYRFNAIDRLENHRWYSGLQEQELSAQAGAAYRVLQRERDMELLNVLTLRTGYQVRRMERTFGYDILTYDLAGVNAANPGGVDVDAPDQYLNATTYAAGQFTLNNSTGPEADHRIERNINAAHLAAEADLVPGKLKLLTGARFEQGDQRIVYRKQSDSFYQPQRVARIESDDLLPFLSLRLDVRERHVVRLSGSKTISRPGFREMAPFEYTEFFAGTKNIGNPDLRNGTNYNADLRYELYPGHGELLAVGAFGKVLNDPIEKVALATASGQLMSFRNTGQATVAGVEVELVRNIGHLMGRDSSVWNAFSIGMNATYLYSRLEVGEQNAGTETGTVVLTNASRPLQGASPYLLNADLSWTRALGRTLTLTATAAYNVFGARIFAAGANGLGDQYELPVHTLNLILRGDIGRRWQVNLNLRNLLDAPVRVQQETPNGTSLVNEYRTGVGISAGIGFRIL; encoded by the coding sequence ATGCACCGCACCCTTCTCCTCTCCCTGCTCCTGCTGGCGACCCGGGCGCTCCTCGCCCAGAACGGCACCGTGGCGGGCGTGATCACGGCCAATGAGGGCGGCTCCGTGCAGCCCATGCCCTTCGTGAACGTGATCATCAAGGGCACCACCTTCGGCGCCAGCACCGACCTCGACGGCCGCTACAGCTTTCCCTGCCCGGCGGGTGAACATACGCTCCTGGTGAGCTTCGTGGGCTTCGAGCCGGTGGAGCGGGCCATCACCATGGTGGCGGGCGGCACCGTGACGGCGGACGTCTTCCTGGCGGCACCCTCGAACCAGCTGCAGCAGGTGGACGTGGTGCATACGGTGGACCGTGAGCATGGATCGGTGCTGATGATGGAACGCAAGGAGACCGACAAGCTGGTGCAGACCATCGGTGCCCAGGAACTGCGCAAGAAGGGTGCTACGGACGTGGCCGAGGGGGTGACCAAGATGGTCGGCATGAGCGTGATGGGCGGACGGTACGTCTTCGTGCGCGGGCTCGGCGACCGCTACAATGCGGCCTACCTCAATGGCCTGCCCTTGCCCTCTCCCGACCCCGACATGAAGGTCGCCCCGCTGGACATCATCCCCACCGACGTGGTCGGCAGCGTATCCGTCACCAAGGCCTTCTCCCCTGAGCTGTACGGCGACTTCAGCGGAGGATCCGTGGACATCCGCACGCGCCGCGCCACTGGCGAGCCCACCCTGCGCATCCAGGTGGGCGGCGGCGTGAACACGCGCACCACCTTCGGCACCTTCCGCTCCTACACCGGTGGCGGCAGCGACTTCTGGGGACGCGACGATGGCGCCCGCGAACTGCCTGCCGGCGCCACACGGCCCGGCACCAACATCGGCGGGGAGCGCCTCCTCGTGCCGGTGAACCTCAACGGCACGACGGGCAGTGCGGCACCCGACCTCAATTTCGGGCTCTCCGGCGGCACACGCATCCGTTTGGGCGAGCACATCGCGCTGGGCGTGATCGGCAGCGCCAGCTACCGCAACGAGCACCGCTACCGCGAAGGCGCCGTGCGCATCGTCAACGCCAGCAATGCCGCCCTGATCGACTACGACGTCCAGAGCTGGCAGTTCAACACGCAGAGCTCGGCGCTCTGCGGCCTGAACCTCGAACTGGGCAAGCGTCATCAGGTGTCGGTCACCAGCCTGTGGGTGAACCTCAGCAGCGATGAGCACCGCGTCAACGACGGCTTCCACTTCGACTACGCCGACCGCGTCCACGCACGGCGCTTCACCTTCCGCCAGAACAGCCTGTGGGTGAACCAGCTCGCCGGTCACCACGCGTTCGGCCGGGCCGACCGGCTCACCCTGGACTGGAGCGGTTCGATGGGCACCGCCGATGCGGCCGAACCCGACCGCCGTCAGCTGGTGTACCTGTACAACTCCGACGGAGGCGCCACCAGCTACCGCTTCAACGCGATCGACCGCCTGGAGAACCACCGCTGGTACAGCGGTCTGCAGGAGCAGGAGCTGAGCGCCCAGGCCGGGGCCGCCTACCGCGTGCTGCAGCGCGAACGCGACATGGAGCTGCTCAACGTGCTCACCCTGCGCACCGGCTATCAGGTGCGCCGCATGGAGCGGACGTTCGGATATGACATCCTCACCTACGACCTCGCCGGCGTGAACGCCGCCAACCCGGGCGGGGTGGACGTGGATGCACCCGACCAGTACCTGAACGCCACCACCTACGCCGCCGGGCAGTTCACGCTGAACAACAGCACCGGCCCGGAGGCGGACCACCGCATCGAACGGAACATCAATGCCGCCCACCTCGCCGCGGAGGCCGACCTGGTGCCCGGCAAGCTCAAGCTCCTCACCGGCGCGCGCTTCGAGCAGGGCGACCAGCGCATCGTGTACCGCAAGCAGAGCGACAGCTTTTACCAGCCGCAACGGGTGGCGCGGATCGAGAGCGACGATCTTCTGCCCTTCCTGAGCCTGCGGCTTGATGTCCGCGAGCGGCACGTGGTGCGCCTCAGCGGCAGCAAGACGATCAGCCGCCCGGGCTTCCGCGAGATGGCGCCCTTCGAGTACACCGAGTTCTTCGCGGGCACCAAGAACATCGGCAACCCCGACCTGCGCAACGGAACCAACTACAACGCCGACCTGCGCTACGAGCTCTACCCCGGCCATGGCGAACTGCTCGCCGTGGGCGCCTTCGGCAAGGTGCTCAACGACCCCATCGAAAAGGTGGCCCTGGCCACCGCGAGCGGTCAGCTGATGAGCTTCCGCAACACCGGCCAGGCCACCGTGGCGGGCGTGGAGGTGGAGCTGGTGCGCAACATCGGCCACCTGATGGGGCGTGACAGCAGCGTGTGGAACGCCTTCAGCATCGGGATGAACGCCACCTACCTCTACAGCCGCCTCGAGGTCGGCGAACAGAACGCAGGCACGGAGACCGGAACGGTGGTGCTCACGAACGCATCGCGTCCGCTCCAGGGCGCAAGCCCCTACCTGCTGAACGCCGACCTGAGCTGGACCCGCGCCCTGGGCCGCACGCTGACGCTGACGGCCACCGCCGCGTACAACGTGTTCGGCGCGCGCATCTTCGCCGCCGGGGCCAACGGACTGGGCGATCAGTACGAGCTGCCCGTGCATACGCTCAACCTGATCCTGCGCGGCGACATCGGCCGCCGCTGGCAGGTGAACCTCAACCTGCGCAACCTGCTCGACGCCCCGGTGCGCGTGCAGCAGGAAACGCCCAACGGCACCTCGCTCGTGAACGAGTACCGCACGGGCGTCGGCATCTCCGCCGGCATCGGCTTCCGCATCCTCTGA
- a CDS encoding S-adenosylmethionine:tRNA ribosyltransferase-isomerase: protein MPHPRDLTVSAVQYELPADRIAQHPPADRGSSRLLVYREGMIEDRTFADLPGLLPATSLLVMNDTRVVNARLHFHKDTGARIEVFCLEPAHGGAVEEAFQQVGEAEWRCALGNAKRWKQGPLGQLFRSPHGDVKLFAERSPDDGYGPRVRFNWLPEGLTFAEVLARAGQVPLPPYMHRDAVVEDQERYQTVFARSEGSVAAPTAGLHFTSALLDALREHGIQEARVTLHVGAGTFLPVHADTMAGHSMHRERILVGREAVQLLHDSAGARPIVVTGTTSLRTIESLYWHGARILRGSDPEELQVDQWEPYEGMADDGPGVREAVGAVLRWMDDRGMDQVTGSTALLIAPGYRMRLADALITNFHQPGSTLLLLVAACVGPDWRRIYDHALSGGYRFLSYGDASLLWVRRP from the coding sequence ATGCCGCACCCCCGCGACCTCACCGTCTCCGCCGTGCAGTACGAGCTGCCGGCCGATCGCATCGCCCAGCACCCACCGGCCGACCGCGGATCATCACGGCTGCTGGTGTACCGCGAAGGCATGATCGAGGACCGGACCTTCGCCGACCTGCCCGGTCTGCTGCCCGCCACCTCCCTGCTGGTGATGAACGACACCCGGGTGGTGAACGCCCGCTTGCACTTCCACAAGGACACGGGGGCACGGATCGAGGTGTTCTGCCTGGAGCCCGCCCACGGCGGTGCGGTGGAGGAAGCGTTCCAGCAGGTGGGCGAGGCGGAGTGGCGATGCGCCCTGGGCAACGCGAAGCGTTGGAAGCAGGGTCCGCTCGGTCAGTTGTTCCGGTCGCCGCATGGCGATGTGAAGCTCTTCGCCGAGCGGTCGCCGGACGACGGGTACGGGCCGCGGGTGCGGTTCAACTGGCTGCCCGAAGGGCTGACGTTCGCCGAAGTGCTCGCGCGCGCCGGCCAAGTGCCCCTGCCGCCTTACATGCATCGCGATGCCGTGGTGGAGGACCAGGAGCGGTACCAGACGGTCTTCGCCCGGTCCGAGGGGTCCGTGGCCGCCCCCACCGCCGGGCTCCATTTCACCTCGGCCCTGCTCGATGCCCTGCGGGAGCACGGGATCCAGGAGGCCCGGGTCACCCTGCATGTGGGGGCGGGCACCTTCCTGCCTGTTCACGCCGATACCATGGCCGGTCATTCCATGCACCGCGAGCGCATCCTGGTGGGGCGCGAGGCGGTGCAGCTCCTGCACGACAGCGCGGGTGCACGCCCCATCGTGGTCACCGGCACCACCTCATTGCGGACGATCGAGAGCCTGTATTGGCATGGTGCCCGCATCCTGCGCGGGTCCGATCCGGAAGAGCTGCAGGTGGACCAGTGGGAGCCGTATGAGGGCATGGCCGACGACGGGCCGGGCGTGCGCGAGGCCGTGGGCGCCGTGCTTCGCTGGATGGATGACCGGGGAATGGACCAGGTCACCGGGAGCACGGCCCTGCTGATCGCCCCCGGCTATCGCATGCGGCTGGCCGACGCGCTGATCACGAACTTCCACCAGCCCGGCAGTACGCTCCTCTTGCTGGTGGCGGCCTGTGTGGGCCCGGACTGGCGGAGGATCTACGACCACGCCCTGTCCGGAGGATATCGGTTCCTGAGCTACGGCGATGCCTCCCTGCTCTGGGTGCGACGGCCCTGA
- a CDS encoding 4-hydroxy-3-methylbut-2-enyl diphosphate reductase: protein MRSFTIPNHYRSELIGRLKAFRKAQDPRKKDLAPTLLDLGPVRFLFARHFGFCYGVENAIEISYKALEENPGYRIFLLSQMIHNQAVNDDLTARGMRFIQDTHGRMLMEWSELTAADIVIIPAFGTTLETEARLKAIGIDPLRYNTTCPFVEKVWKRSDQLGDQLYTVVIHGKATHEETRATFSHTVQKAPALVLRDMAEAELLGRIILGEVPAETFEGVFRGRASEGFDPVHDLQRIGVVNQTTMLATETQAIADHLKQVMIAKHGEADLKQHFADTRDTLCYATNDNQDATNELLKAEADLALVVGGYNSSNTSHLVELLERRYPTYFIKDEGELLSAGTIQHFNYPAHRLDTTHDWLPAKRPLTVILTSGASCPDTLLDRVMLKVLSMVEGSMDPDSVVDGMVSAS from the coding sequence TTGCGCAGCTTCACCATTCCGAACCACTACCGCAGCGAGCTCATCGGCCGCCTGAAGGCCTTCCGGAAGGCGCAGGACCCCCGCAAGAAGGACCTGGCCCCCACCCTGCTCGACCTGGGCCCCGTGCGCTTCCTCTTCGCCCGTCACTTCGGCTTCTGCTACGGCGTGGAGAATGCCATCGAGATCAGCTACAAGGCCCTCGAGGAGAACCCCGGCTACCGGATCTTCCTGCTCAGCCAGATGATCCACAACCAGGCGGTGAACGATGACCTCACCGCGCGGGGCATGCGCTTCATCCAGGACACGCACGGACGCATGCTGATGGAATGGAGCGAGCTCACGGCGGCGGACATCGTGATCATCCCGGCCTTCGGCACCACCTTGGAGACCGAGGCCCGGTTGAAGGCGATCGGCATCGACCCCCTGCGCTACAACACCACCTGCCCCTTCGTGGAAAAGGTGTGGAAGCGCAGCGATCAACTGGGCGACCAGCTGTACACGGTGGTCATCCACGGCAAGGCCACGCACGAGGAGACGCGGGCCACCTTCAGCCACACGGTGCAGAAAGCGCCCGCCCTGGTGCTCCGGGACATGGCGGAGGCCGAACTGCTGGGCCGCATCATCCTCGGCGAGGTACCTGCCGAGACCTTCGAGGGCGTGTTCCGCGGCCGTGCCAGCGAGGGATTCGACCCCGTGCACGACCTCCAACGCATCGGTGTGGTGAACCAGACGACGATGCTGGCCACCGAAACGCAGGCCATCGCCGACCATCTGAAGCAGGTGATGATCGCGAAGCACGGCGAGGCCGACCTGAAACAGCACTTCGCTGATACGCGCGATACGCTCTGCTACGCCACCAACGACAACCAGGACGCCACCAACGAACTGCTGAAGGCCGAGGCCGACCTGGCCCTGGTGGTGGGCGGCTACAACAGCAGCAACACCAGCCATCTGGTGGAACTGCTTGAGCGCCGGTACCCCACGTATTTCATCAAGGACGAGGGCGAGCTCCTCAGCGCGGGGACGATCCAGCACTTCAATTACCCGGCGCATCGGCTGGACACCACCCACGACTGGCTCCCGGCGAAGCGCCCGCTCACTGTGATCCTCACCAGCGGCGCCAGCTGCCCGGACACGTTGCTGGACCGGGTGATGCTGAAGGTGCTATCGATGGTGGAGGGCTCGATGGACCCGGACTCGGTGGTCGACGGGATGGTATCCGCCTCCTAG
- the rpsA gene encoding 30S ribosomal protein S1 — MSTEQNKVTFAEPPADFDWAGLEDDKKGIPANEREAMEKAYEDTLSSISEKEVLMGTVVGMNKKEVVINIGYKSEGVVPLSEFRYKPDLKLGDQVEVYIEKQEDKGGQMVVSHKTARVHNAWGKVNHAMTTDEVITGYVKCRTKGGLIVDVFGIEAFLPGSQIDVKPIRDYDQYVGKNMEFKVVKINQEFKNVVVSHKALIEAELEAQKKQIIGGLEKGQVLEGTVKNITSYGVFVDLGGVDGLIHITDLSWGRVSHPEEVVKLDDKINVVILDFDDEKKRIALGLKQLSAHPWDALSADMNAGDKVKGKVMVITDYGAFVEVAPGVEGLLHVSEMSWSQHLRSPKDFLKEGQEIDCVILNIDREERKMSLGMKQLAADPWADIEFKYPVNSRHTAKVRNFTHFGIFAELEEGVDGLIHISDLSWTKRIKHPSEFCNVGDDIEVQVLEVDKDNRRLSLGHKQVEQNPWEVFAGTFTEGSVHEGTLVGRNGNNFIVSLPYGVEGTVSTKHLKKADGSKAELEEKLPFKVLEFNGEARRIVLSHTRTFEEGDDTEELGTARGGRTRKAPAGEGQSASVKSVNEKVEKSTLGDLSVLSDLKSAMENKERSGKKARNEEEEGSEN, encoded by the coding sequence ATGTCGACGGAACAGAACAAGGTCACCTTCGCCGAGCCGCCCGCGGATTTCGATTGGGCCGGCCTGGAGGATGACAAGAAGGGCATCCCCGCCAACGAGCGGGAGGCCATGGAGAAAGCCTACGAGGACACCCTGAGCAGCATCTCCGAGAAGGAGGTCCTCATGGGCACCGTGGTGGGCATGAACAAGAAGGAGGTGGTCATCAACATCGGCTACAAGTCCGAGGGTGTGGTGCCCCTGAGCGAATTCCGCTACAAGCCGGACCTCAAGCTGGGCGACCAGGTGGAGGTCTACATCGAGAAGCAGGAGGACAAGGGCGGGCAGATGGTGGTGAGCCACAAGACCGCCCGCGTGCACAATGCCTGGGGCAAGGTGAACCACGCCATGACCACCGACGAGGTGATCACCGGCTATGTGAAGTGCCGCACGAAGGGCGGTCTCATCGTCGACGTGTTCGGCATCGAGGCCTTCCTGCCCGGTTCGCAGATCGACGTGAAGCCGATCCGCGACTACGACCAGTACGTGGGCAAGAACATGGAGTTCAAGGTGGTGAAGATCAACCAGGAGTTCAAGAACGTGGTGGTCTCCCACAAGGCGCTGATCGAGGCCGAACTGGAAGCCCAGAAGAAGCAGATCATCGGCGGCCTGGAGAAGGGCCAGGTGCTGGAAGGCACCGTGAAGAACATCACCAGCTACGGCGTGTTCGTGGACCTGGGCGGTGTCGATGGCCTCATCCACATCACCGACCTCAGCTGGGGCCGCGTGAGCCACCCCGAGGAGGTGGTGAAGCTCGACGACAAGATCAACGTGGTGATCCTGGACTTCGACGACGAGAAGAAGCGCATCGCCCTGGGTCTGAAGCAGCTCAGCGCGCACCCCTGGGATGCCCTGAGCGCCGACATGAACGCCGGCGACAAGGTGAAGGGCAAGGTGATGGTGATCACGGACTACGGCGCGTTCGTGGAGGTGGCGCCCGGTGTGGAGGGTCTCCTGCACGTGAGCGAGATGAGCTGGAGCCAGCACCTGCGCAGCCCGAAGGACTTCCTGAAGGAAGGCCAGGAGATCGACTGCGTGATCCTGAACATCGACCGCGAGGAGCGCAAGATGAGCTTGGGCATGAAGCAGCTCGCCGCGGACCCTTGGGCGGACATCGAGTTCAAGTACCCCGTGAACTCGCGCCACACGGCCAAAGTGCGCAACTTCACCCACTTCGGCATCTTCGCCGAGCTGGAGGAGGGCGTGGACGGCCTCATCCACATCAGCGACCTCAGCTGGACCAAGCGCATCAAGCACCCCAGCGAGTTCTGCAACGTCGGTGACGACATCGAGGTGCAGGTGCTGGAGGTGGACAAGGACAACCGTCGCCTCAGCCTGGGCCACAAGCAGGTGGAGCAGAACCCCTGGGAGGTGTTCGCAGGCACGTTCACCGAAGGCAGTGTCCACGAGGGCACCCTGGTGGGCCGCAACGGCAACAACTTCATCGTGTCCCTGCCCTATGGCGTGGAAGGCACGGTGAGCACCAAGCACCTCAAGAAGGCCGACGGAAGCAAGGCCGAACTGGAGGAGAAGCTGCCTTTCAAGGTGCTGGAGTTCAACGGGGAGGCGCGCCGCATCGTGCTGAGCCACACCCGCACCTTCGAGGAGGGTGACGACACCGAGGAACTGGGCACCGCACGCGGTGGCCGCACCCGGAAGGCCCCGGCCGGCGAAGGACAGAGCGCCAGCGTGAAGAGCGTGAACGAGAAGGTGGAGAAGAGCACCTTGGGCGACCTCAGCGTGCTGAGCGACCTCAAGAGCGCCATGGAGAACAAGGAGCGCTCCGGCAAGAAGGCCAGGAACGAAGAGGAGGAGGGTTCGGAGAACTGA
- the porQ gene encoding type IX secretion system protein PorQ — protein sequence MKRSQAASIALLLLVMPVRAQLGGQAVFRVLDIPSSARISALGGNHIAVMDDDLNMGIFNPSVLNPTMGRQVAFSYMPYFEGIKMGFGSYAHHFDSLRTTFSGTVQFVDYGTFQRTEADGSETGTFHGGEYVVQLGAARALDSLFTVGANVKFITSQLEAYTATGWAADLGATFHKRSMGLTVSALLRNIGFVSSRYTDQKEKLPFDVQLGVSYRFRHAPFRLGVTFVNLQQWDLTYDDPVQQQQIDPTTGEPIVEEVSFFENAVLHVVPNVEVLLGRYFNLRAGYDFQRRRELKVDGKPGISGLSFGLGVRVSKVHLSYGFAQYHLAGISNTITLAARFNDFKKRPPGQEPERRRKRKEKDLAPAAVPEG from the coding sequence ATGAAGCGATCCCAAGCCGCCTCCATCGCCCTGCTTCTTCTTGTGATGCCGGTCCGGGCCCAGCTAGGAGGCCAGGCCGTGTTCCGCGTGTTGGATATCCCCTCTTCGGCCCGCATCAGCGCGCTGGGGGGCAACCACATCGCCGTGATGGACGATGACCTCAACATGGGCATCTTCAACCCCTCGGTACTGAACCCCACCATGGGTCGGCAGGTGGCCTTCAGCTACATGCCCTATTTCGAGGGCATCAAGATGGGCTTCGGGTCCTACGCCCACCATTTCGACAGCCTCCGCACCACCTTCAGCGGCACCGTGCAGTTCGTGGACTACGGCACCTTCCAGCGCACCGAGGCCGACGGATCGGAGACGGGCACCTTCCATGGAGGAGAGTACGTGGTGCAGCTGGGTGCCGCTCGCGCGCTCGACAGCCTCTTCACCGTCGGGGCCAACGTGAAGTTCATCACCTCGCAACTGGAGGCGTACACCGCCACAGGGTGGGCGGCCGACCTGGGGGCCACCTTCCACAAGCGTAGCATGGGGCTCACGGTGTCGGCGCTGCTCCGCAACATCGGGTTCGTGAGCTCGCGCTACACGGACCAGAAGGAAAAGCTGCCGTTCGACGTGCAGCTGGGGGTGAGCTACCGGTTCCGTCACGCGCCGTTCCGCCTGGGCGTCACCTTCGTGAACCTGCAGCAGTGGGACCTCACCTATGACGACCCTGTGCAGCAGCAGCAGATCGACCCCACCACCGGTGAGCCGATCGTGGAGGAGGTGTCCTTCTTCGAGAACGCCGTGCTGCACGTGGTGCCCAACGTGGAGGTGTTGCTGGGGCGCTACTTCAACCTGCGTGCGGGTTACGACTTCCAGCGCCGGCGCGAGCTGAAGGTGGACGGAAAACCGGGGATCAGCGGGCTGAGCTTCGGCCTCGGTGTGCGCGTGAGCAAGGTGCACCTGAGCTACGGCTTCGCGCAGTACCATCTGGCGGGGATCTCCAACACGATCACGTTGGCCGCACGGTTCAACGACTTCAAGAAGCGTCCCCCCGGGCAGGAGCCGGAGCGCAGGCGGAAGCGCAAGGAGAAGGACCTTGCTCCGGCGGCCGTGCCAGAGGGCTGA
- the pyrR gene encoding bifunctional pyr operon transcriptional regulator/uracil phosphoribosyltransferase PyrR codes for MHAATLLDSTAFGLTVQRLCYQLVEDHGDLSSTVLLGLQPRGVFLSRRLVRELGRILGGARIDSGELDITFHRDDFRRRPMPLAPNAMQMDLSIEGRHVVLIDDVLYTGRSIRAGLDALLSFGRPASVQLLVLVDRRFARELPIAADYVGRWVDSIEGQRVTVEWAETEGQDRVLLHGGEGGTARGIHHQASSAS; via the coding sequence ATGCACGCCGCCACCCTACTGGACAGCACGGCCTTCGGCCTCACCGTGCAGCGGCTGTGCTACCAGTTGGTGGAGGACCACGGCGACCTGTCCAGCACAGTGCTGCTCGGCCTGCAGCCCCGGGGGGTCTTCCTCAGCCGTCGCCTGGTGCGGGAACTGGGCCGCATCCTCGGCGGTGCACGGATCGACTCCGGCGAGCTCGACATCACCTTCCACCGCGACGACTTCAGGCGACGGCCGATGCCGCTCGCCCCGAACGCCATGCAGATGGACCTGTCCATCGAGGGCCGCCACGTGGTGCTCATCGATGACGTGCTGTACACGGGCCGCAGCATCCGGGCGGGGCTCGACGCCCTGCTCAGCTTCGGCCGGCCGGCCTCGGTGCAGCTGCTCGTGCTTGTCGACCGGCGCTTCGCCCGCGAACTGCCCATCGCGGCGGACTACGTGGGGCGCTGGGTGGATAGCATCGAGGGGCAGCGTGTCACCGTGGAATGGGCCGAGACCGAAGGTCAGGACCGTGTGCTCCTCCACGGCGGTGAGGGCGGCACGGCGCGTGGCATCCATCACCAAGCCTCCTCCGCGTCGTGA
- a CDS encoding porin yields the protein MRLPFLLVVLLALSGTTSAQRSGEGLTGRFDRNKGLVLQRDSLFRMTVRFRMQNRFALLSTSGDDLTIGSSDIRIRRMRLRFDGFLLSPKIQYKVQLGFSKADMDLVDGTVAQPIRDAIALYAPDAHWTFAIGQTKLPGNRQRVVSSGALQLPDRSIVNAAFTLDRDFGVFGAWQGRIKAHELAVKVALTSGEGRNASPGDDGLCYTGRLEWLPFGAFAEDGDYFEGDLAREPSVKVSVGAGYSANIHARRTGGQLGETLPDGQERTLNTFIADALLKYRGLAVTTEFCHRDVVGWPMVMAADGGSMLVLEGWGWNTQLSKLLGERNEVVGRYSLVVPSARLMGSTFQREEGWLGYTRYINHHRVKMQSAVSYAWAKGRAALDAPGARWGVWLQVELGI from the coding sequence ATGCGCCTTCCCTTCCTCCTCGTCGTTCTGCTGGCCCTGTCCGGAACCACATCAGCCCAGCGCAGCGGCGAGGGCCTCACGGGGCGTTTCGACCGCAACAAGGGGCTGGTCCTTCAGCGGGACAGCCTGTTCAGGATGACCGTGCGCTTCCGGATGCAGAACCGGTTCGCCCTGCTGAGCACATCGGGGGACGACCTCACCATCGGCAGCAGCGACATCCGGATCCGCCGCATGCGCCTCCGCTTCGACGGCTTCCTGCTCAGCCCGAAGATCCAGTACAAGGTGCAGCTGGGGTTCAGCAAGGCGGACATGGACCTGGTGGACGGCACCGTGGCCCAGCCCATCCGCGACGCCATCGCGCTCTACGCGCCCGATGCCCACTGGACCTTCGCCATCGGGCAGACCAAGCTGCCGGGCAACCGGCAGCGGGTGGTGTCCTCCGGCGCCCTGCAGCTGCCGGACCGGTCCATCGTCAATGCGGCGTTCACCCTCGACCGCGATTTCGGTGTGTTCGGCGCCTGGCAGGGCCGCATCAAGGCGCATGAGCTCGCCGTGAAGGTGGCGCTGACCAGCGGCGAGGGCCGCAATGCCTCCCCCGGTGATGATGGCCTCTGCTACACCGGCCGCCTGGAGTGGCTTCCCTTCGGCGCGTTCGCCGAGGACGGCGACTACTTCGAAGGGGACCTGGCCCGCGAGCCATCGGTGAAGGTGTCCGTCGGCGCGGGATACTCCGCGAACATCCATGCGCGAAGGACCGGCGGGCAGCTGGGCGAGACCCTCCCGGACGGACAGGAACGCACGCTGAACACCTTCATCGCCGATGCGCTCCTGAAGTACCGGGGCCTTGCGGTGACCACGGAGTTCTGTCATCGGGACGTGGTGGGCTGGCCCATGGTGATGGCGGCCGATGGCGGTTCCATGCTGGTCCTGGAAGGCTGGGGATGGAACACCCAGCTAAGCAAGCTGCTGGGTGAGAGGAACGAAGTGGTGGGGCGCTATTCGCTGGTCGTGCCTTCGGCCCGGCTCATGGGCAGCACGTTCCAGCGTGAAGAGGGCTGGCTGGGCTACACGCGCTACATCAACCATCATCGGGTGAAGATGCAGAGCGCGGTGAGCTACGCCTGGGCGAAAGGACGGGCGGCCTTGGACGCACCGGGCGCGCGCTGGGGCGTGTGGCTCCAGGTGGAGCTGGGCATCTGA
- a CDS encoding (d)CMP kinase, whose product MRRITIAIDGFSSCGKSTLARQLAQHLGYTYIDSGAMYRAMALFAMESGLVTNGVLNKEGLLALLDGVDIRFQHDPMTDRSATTLNGRNVEHRIRTLEVSDQVTLVSPVPEVRAKLVRLQQRMGREKGVVMDGRDIGTVVFPDAEVKLYMTARPEVRALRRYHELKVKGAEVTLAEVEANIRRRDLDDTTRAADPLTKAQGAIEIDNSDITAQEQFEVALGHVLDVLARVGQE is encoded by the coding sequence GTGCGGCGCATCACCATCGCCATCGACGGATTCTCGTCCTGCGGCAAGAGCACCCTGGCCCGGCAGTTGGCCCAGCACCTCGGCTACACCTACATCGACAGTGGTGCCATGTACCGCGCGATGGCGCTGTTCGCCATGGAGAGCGGGCTGGTGACGAACGGGGTGCTGAACAAGGAGGGGCTGCTGGCGCTGCTGGACGGGGTGGACATCCGCTTCCAGCACGACCCCATGACGGACCGCAGCGCCACCACGCTCAACGGGCGGAACGTGGAGCACCGCATCCGCACGCTGGAGGTGAGCGACCAGGTGACCTTGGTGAGCCCGGTGCCCGAGGTGCGCGCGAAGCTGGTTCGGCTGCAGCAGCGGATGGGCCGGGAGAAAGGCGTGGTGATGGACGGTCGTGACATCGGCACCGTGGTCTTCCCCGACGCGGAGGTGAAGCTGTACATGACGGCCCGTCCGGAGGTGCGGGCGCTGCGGCGCTACCACGAGCTGAAGGTCAAAGGCGCGGAGGTGACCCTGGCCGAGGTGGAGGCCAACATCCGCCGGCGCGACCTGGACGACACCACCCGTGCGGCCGACCCGCTCACCAAGGCGCAGGGCGCCATCGAGATCGACAACAGCGACATCACCGCGCAGGAGCAGTTCGAGGTGGCGCTGGGCCATGTGCTCGACGTGCTGGCCCGGGTGGGGCAGGAGTGA